A single window of Bombyx mori chromosome 9, ASM3026992v2 DNA harbors:
- the LOC101738812 gene encoding uncharacterized protein LOC101738812 isoform X1: MLLILRRALILIGSVQFSVGNTISNNDSLIVEMPPGCRGEKMCFEKSKDYPIDKINSLLNSKGWGIADAIRVFGHRQGSFMEICKSKILPPTQVYEIEDENGIIRFVVQAERFKQIVNVINCSNEGNITRSSDIYRRSYFGYGALRSYYVTCRQVTIDFKFLVLSIDGQSLDTASVYGGLPVCCSCYVARKNINHLNASY; this comes from the exons atgttacttatACTAAGAAGAGCTTTGATTTTAATT GGATCGGTTCAGTTCAGTGTCGGCAATACAATTTCAAACAACGATTCACTTATAGTCGAAATGCCACCGGGATGCAGAGGCGAAAAGATGTGTTTTGAAAAATCTAAGGACTATCCGatcgataaaataaatagcCTATTAAATAGCAAG GGTTGGGGAATAGCCGACGCGATCAGGGTGTTCGGTCATCGACAAGGTAGCTTCATGGAAATCTGCAAATCTAAGATACTG CCACCTACACAGGTGTACGAAATTGAAGACGAGAACGGCATCATTCGGTTCGTTGTTCAAGCTGAGAGGTTTAAGCAAATCGTCAACGTCATTAATTGCAG TAACGAAGGAAACATCACGAGGTCGTCTGATATATACAGGAGATCTTATTTCGGATACGGAGCATTGAGAAGCTACTACGTGACGTGTAGACAGGTTACCATTGATTTCAAGTTCCTGGTGCTCAGTATAGACGGACAATCACTCGACACCGCTTCCGTATACGGAGGACTGCCAGTCTGCTGCTCTTGCTATGTGGcgagaaaaaatattaatcatttGAACGCATCGTATTAA
- the LOC101738945 gene encoding uncharacterized protein LOC101738945: protein MSLILRALILIGSVQFSVGNTISNNNSLIVEMPPGCRGEKMCFEKSKDYPTDKINSLLNSTGWGIADAIRVVGHRQGSFVEICKSKILPPTQVYEIEDENGIIRFVVQDEKFKQIVNVIKCSDEGNITRSSDIYERSYFAYGALISYSLTCRQVTIDFKFLVLSIDGQSLDTASVSGGLPVCCSCNVERKNINNFSESCSNQTIESNHT, encoded by the exons atgtcacttatACTAAGAGCTTTGATTTTAATT GGGTCGGTTCAGTTCAGTGTCGGCAATACAATTTCGAACAACAATTCACTTATAGTCGAAATGCCACCGGGATGCAGAGGCGAAAAGATGTGTTTTGAAAAATCTAAGGACTATCCAACCGATAAAATCAATAGCCTATTAAATAGCACG GGTTGGGGAATAGCCGACGCGATCAGGGTGGTCGGTCATCGACAAGGTAGCTTCGTAGAAATCTGCAAATCTAAGATACTG CCACCTACACAGGTGTACGAAATTGAAGACGAGAACGGCATCATTCGGTTCGTTGTTCAAGATGAGAAGTTTAAGCAAATCGTGAACGTCATTAAGTGCAG TGACGAAGGGAACATCACGAGGTCGTCTGATATATACGAAAGATCTTATTTCGCTTACGGAGCATTGATAAGCTACAGCCTGACGTGTAGACAGGTAACAATTGATTTCAAGTTCCTGGTGCTCAGTATAGACGGGCAATCACTCGACACAGCTTCCGTAAGCGGAGGACTGCCAGTCTGTTGCTCTTGCAATGTGgagagaaaaaatattaataattttagcgAATCGTGTTCGAATCAAACCATCGAATCAAACCATACTTAG
- the LOC101738812 gene encoding uncharacterized protein LOC101738812 isoform X2, translating into MPPGCRGEKMCFEKSKDYPIDKINSLLNSKGWGIADAIRVFGHRQGSFMEICKSKILPPTQVYEIEDENGIIRFVVQAERFKQIVNVINCSNEGNITRSSDIYRRSYFGYGALRSYYVTCRQVTIDFKFLVLSIDGQSLDTASVYGGLPVCCSCYVARKNINHLNASY; encoded by the exons ATGCCACCGGGATGCAGAGGCGAAAAGATGTGTTTTGAAAAATCTAAGGACTATCCGatcgataaaataaatagcCTATTAAATAGCAAG GGTTGGGGAATAGCCGACGCGATCAGGGTGTTCGGTCATCGACAAGGTAGCTTCATGGAAATCTGCAAATCTAAGATACTG CCACCTACACAGGTGTACGAAATTGAAGACGAGAACGGCATCATTCGGTTCGTTGTTCAAGCTGAGAGGTTTAAGCAAATCGTCAACGTCATTAATTGCAG TAACGAAGGAAACATCACGAGGTCGTCTGATATATACAGGAGATCTTATTTCGGATACGGAGCATTGAGAAGCTACTACGTGACGTGTAGACAGGTTACCATTGATTTCAAGTTCCTGGTGCTCAGTATAGACGGACAATCACTCGACACCGCTTCCGTATACGGAGGACTGCCAGTCTGCTGCTCTTGCTATGTGGcgagaaaaaatattaatcatttGAACGCATCGTATTAA